Proteins from one Planctomyces sp. SH-PL62 genomic window:
- a CDS encoding ankyrin repeat domain-containing protein, whose protein sequence is MGISSTALTFLLAVGFTITSLLAAAYFFRSSIRRWIVPASCLAFLGLSALFVRHLYQAFWLDERLFIAAVEGDVGRIKSLLAAGADPNATWEDGTSALEAARHTGSKEVVEILRRAGAIEQPGNRAGQAIGLSVFDAPSPRAADAEPASGRLRRSGTVPLLVEPAPTAR, encoded by the coding sequence ATGGGAATCAGTAGCACGGCTTTGACGTTTCTCCTGGCCGTCGGCTTCACGATCACGAGTCTTCTCGCCGCCGCCTATTTCTTCCGATCCTCGATCCGACGCTGGATCGTGCCCGCGTCCTGCCTGGCTTTTTTGGGGTTGTCGGCGCTCTTCGTTCGTCATCTCTATCAGGCCTTCTGGCTTGACGAACGGCTGTTCATCGCTGCGGTCGAGGGGGACGTGGGACGGATCAAATCCTTGTTAGCCGCCGGAGCCGATCCGAACGCGACCTGGGAGGATGGGACCTCCGCCCTGGAAGCCGCCCGGCACACGGGCAGCAAGGAGGTCGTGGAAATCCTGAGGCGAGCAGGCGCGATCGAGCAACCAGGAAATCGCGCCGGGCAAGCGATCGGTCTCTCTGTGTTCGACGCACCCTCGCCTCGGGCGGCCGACGCCGAGCCCGCTTCTGGACGCCTGCGGCGCAGCGGGACCGTTCCTTTACTCGTTGAGCCGGCGCCGACGGCCCGTTAG
- the argC gene encoding N-acetyl-gamma-glutamyl-phosphate reductase codes for MAEPVGVAVVGASGYAARELIQILLKHPGVRVTVATSRQDESPRLDAIHPSLAKRIDLACEPFDADRVAERAQFAFLALPHTASMAVVPSLRERGVKVIDLSADYRLTDAQVYEDWYGHAHTDADGLKSAVYGLPELFRSQIPAADLIANPGCYTSTSILALAPLVAEGLIERTGVIIDAKSGVSGAGRSPKLGTHFPECNESFSAYNVGRHRHTPEIDQILTTAGGEGEAVEVIFTPHLVPMDRGIFATIYARPIKPAVEHDLLELYRSFYADSPFVRVINHLPATKDSAFTNFCDITVRVVRGRIVVLACLDNLIKGASGVAVQNLNLMLGAPETTALF; via the coding sequence GTGGCGGAACCAGTCGGCGTGGCGGTGGTGGGGGCCTCGGGGTACGCGGCCCGCGAGTTGATCCAGATCCTCCTGAAGCATCCGGGCGTCCGGGTGACCGTGGCGACCTCGCGACAGGACGAGTCCCCGAGGCTCGACGCGATCCACCCCAGCCTGGCGAAGCGCATCGACCTGGCCTGCGAGCCCTTCGACGCCGACCGCGTGGCCGAGCGCGCGCAGTTCGCCTTCCTCGCCCTGCCCCACACCGCGAGCATGGCGGTCGTCCCGTCGCTCCGCGAGCGCGGGGTGAAGGTGATCGACCTCAGCGCCGACTACCGGCTGACCGACGCGCAAGTTTACGAGGATTGGTACGGCCACGCCCACACGGACGCCGATGGCCTGAAGTCGGCCGTCTACGGCCTGCCGGAGTTGTTCCGCAGCCAGATCCCGGCGGCGGACCTGATCGCCAACCCCGGCTGCTACACCTCGACGAGCATCCTCGCGCTGGCGCCGCTGGTGGCAGAGGGGCTGATCGAGCGGACGGGCGTGATCATCGACGCCAAGAGCGGCGTCTCAGGCGCGGGGCGGTCGCCCAAGCTGGGGACGCACTTCCCGGAGTGCAACGAGAGCTTCTCCGCGTACAACGTCGGCCGGCACCGCCACACGCCGGAGATCGACCAGATCCTCACCACGGCCGGCGGCGAGGGCGAGGCCGTCGAGGTCATCTTCACGCCCCACCTGGTGCCGATGGACCGGGGCATCTTCGCCACCATCTACGCCAGGCCGATCAAGCCGGCCGTCGAGCACGACCTGCTGGAACTCTACCGCTCGTTCTACGCCGACAGCCCGTTCGTCCGCGTCATCAACCACCTGCCGGCGACGAAGGATTCCGCCTTCACCAACTTCTGCGACATCACCGTCCGCGTGGTTCGGGGCCGGATCGTCGTCCTCGCCTGCCTCGACAACCTCATCAAGGGCGCGTCCGGAGTCGCCGTCCAGAACCTCAACCTGATGCTCGGCGCGCCCGAGACGACGGCCCTCTTCTGA
- a CDS encoding DUF1493 family protein, with protein sequence MSNPNNSECDDLEEVVRAFVGEQMPWINSAVKINCDLISESKIYGDDVCEFIVDFSRRFNVDISEFRWERHTSPEGCTLLWMIFTSWRPQKHVPIRLLDLIDSARAGKWRVGETESL encoded by the coding sequence ATGAGCAATCCCAATAATTCAGAATGCGATGATCTTGAAGAAGTCGTTCGAGCGTTCGTAGGCGAACAGATGCCGTGGATAAATTCTGCCGTAAAAATCAACTGCGATCTTATTAGCGAAAGCAAGATCTATGGTGATGACGTGTGCGAGTTCATCGTCGACTTCAGCCGACGGTTTAATGTTGACATCTCAGAGTTTCGATGGGAACGACACACAAGCCCCGAGGGATGCACCCTTCTGTGGATGATCTTCACGTCGTGGCGACCTCAAAAGCACGTGCCCATTCGGCTGCTGGATCTGATCGACTCCGCCCGCGCTGGGAAATGGCGCGTCGGCGAGACCGAGAGTCTCTGA
- a CDS encoding zinc-dependent alcohol dehydrogenase family protein, with protein sequence MSDAASRPINQALWYRRFGPPRDVLALEAAELAPLTPCRVRVRMLAAPINPSDLIPITGAYRHRVVPPRVAGYEGCGIVVEAGDRALLNRRVLPLRGEGTWQQFVQADRESIIPVPDDVPDSLAARAYINPLAALLMLEGWPVTGRRVLLTAAGSTCGRLLGAWAVAAGAAEVFAVHRSPVHAEALAALGLSPVRQDDRTLAAVAAKADVSFDAVGGRLAETLLAAMPRDAALVSYGLLSGEPFLPIATGPTVHRFHLRDRLEAVPSGTWRGWFQRLWPLLRLAPIPDVRPFPLADWRAALAAFEEPGRSSKPMFTFPDPALGDESQMDRLISP encoded by the coding sequence TTGAGCGACGCAGCGTCCAGGCCGATCAACCAGGCCCTCTGGTATCGACGCTTCGGCCCACCCCGCGACGTGCTCGCCCTGGAGGCTGCCGAACTCGCCCCGCTCACGCCTTGCCGCGTCCGGGTCCGAATGCTCGCCGCGCCGATCAACCCGTCCGACCTGATCCCGATCACCGGGGCGTACCGGCATCGCGTCGTCCCGCCTCGGGTCGCCGGCTACGAGGGCTGCGGGATCGTCGTCGAGGCGGGCGACCGCGCCCTCCTCAACCGTCGCGTCCTGCCGTTGCGAGGCGAGGGAACCTGGCAGCAGTTCGTCCAGGCCGATCGCGAATCGATCATCCCCGTCCCGGACGACGTCCCCGACTCGCTCGCGGCGCGGGCCTACATCAACCCGCTCGCCGCGCTGCTGATGCTGGAGGGCTGGCCCGTCACCGGCCGCCGCGTACTGCTGACGGCCGCCGGCTCGACCTGCGGGCGACTGCTCGGCGCCTGGGCCGTCGCCGCGGGGGCCGCGGAGGTGTTCGCCGTTCATCGCTCGCCGGTGCATGCCGAGGCCCTGGCCGCCCTCGGCCTGTCGCCGGTCCGCCAGGACGACCGGACGCTCGCCGCCGTCGCCGCGAAGGCCGACGTCTCCTTCGACGCCGTGGGGGGGCGGCTTGCCGAGACCCTCCTCGCCGCGATGCCTCGCGACGCCGCGCTGGTCTCCTACGGCCTGCTGTCCGGCGAGCCCTTCCTGCCGATCGCGACCGGCCCGACCGTGCACCGGTTTCACCTTCGCGACCGATTGGAAGCCGTGCCCTCCGGGACCTGGCGGGGTTGGTTCCAACGCCTCTGGCCGCTCCTCCGCCTCGCCCCGATCCCCGACGTCCGTCCCTTCCCCCTCGCCGACTGGCGCGCGGCGTTGGCGGCCTTCGAGGAGCCCGGCCGATCGTCCAAACCGATGTTCACGTTCCCCGACCCGGCCCTCGGCGACGAATCCCAAATGGACCGGCTCATCAGTCCGTAG